In Hyperolius riggenbachi isolate aHypRig1 chromosome 10, aHypRig1.pri, whole genome shotgun sequence, a genomic segment contains:
- the LOC137536603 gene encoding zinc finger protein 182-like, which produces MMENQPPLTSPDVSSNRNQPERCTGPLYSRDCPQEDTTTPHNYQGGKLIHVGAVFKEEEEETYVRSDQQSMEEGDMMRTSKEEEEETYLRSDQQSVEEGDMMRTCKEEEEETYVRSDQQSMEEDVMMVKIKEEEEETYVRSDQQSMEEGDMMRTSKEEEETYVRSDQQSMEEGDMMRTSKEEEEETYVRSDQQSMEEDVMMVKIKEEEEETYVRSDQQSMEEGDMMRTSKEEEEETYVRSDQQSMEEGDMIRTSKEEEEETYVRSDQQCMEEGGIMRTSKEEEETYVRSDQQCMEEGGMMRTSKEEEETYVRSDQQSMKEGGMMRTSKEEDNVTEGRTGRSSGIRNLSETRRSVSTGCTTDDDVTGQESPADNPPYYSHLSNPEGPHTQHSSPPAGGSYSCSMCGKCFVWKSHLVSHERYHTGMKPFSCAECGKCFVQKSNLARHERSHTGEKPYSCAECGKCFVDKTSLVGHERSHSGEKPYSCAVCGKCFVQKAYLVRHERSHTGVKSYSCAECGKCFFQQSHLVRHEKYHTGEKPYSCAECGKCFVLKSNLFSHERSHSGEKPYSCAECGKCFAHKGNLVKHERTHTGEKPYSCVKCGKCFGDKGCLVKHERTHTGEKPYSCAECGKCFAQKSVLGIHERSHTGDKPYSCAECGKCFLRKYQLVNHEKSHTGEEPYSCAECGKRFIQKSNLTIHERTHTGEKPYSCAECGKCFAHKSDLVRHMKSHTGDK; this is translated from the exons atgtatccagtaacagaaaccaaccagagagatgtacaggtcctctttattcccgggattgtccacaggaagatACCACCACCCCCCacaattatcag GGTGGAAAACTGATACATGTAGGTGCTgtgtttaaagaggaagaagaagagacgtatgtgaggagtgatcagcagtctatggaggagggagacatgatgaggacaagtaaagaggaagaagaagagacatatctgaggagtgatcagcagtctgtggaggagggtgacatgatgaggacatgtaaagaggaagaagaagagacatacgtgaggagtgatcagcagtctatggaggaggatgTCATGATGGtgaaaattaaagaggaagaagaagagacgtatgtgaggagtgatcagcagtctatggaggagggtgacatgatgaggacaagtaaagaggaagaagagacgtatgtgaggagtgatcagcagtctatggaggagggtgacatgatgaggacaagtaaagaggaagaagaagagacatatgtgaggagtgatcagcagtctatggaggaggatgTCATGATGGtgaaaattaaagaggaagaagaagagacgtatgtgaggagtgatcagcagtctatggaggagggtgacatgatgaggacaagtaaagaggaagaagaagagacgtatgtgaggagtgatcagcagtctatggaggaaggtgacatgataaggacaagtaaagaggaagaagaagagacatatgtgaggagtgatcagcagtgtatggaggagggaggcataatgaggacaagtaaagaggaagaagagacatatgtgaggagtgatcagcagtgtatggaggagggaggcatgatgaggacaagtaaagaggaagaagagacatatgtgaggagtgatcagcagtctatgaaggagggaggcatgatgaggacaagtaaagaggaggacaatgttacagagggcagaacag ggcggagttccggcatcaggaacctctcagagactcgtcgctCTGTATCCACaggctgtacaacggatgatgatgtcactggacaagagtccccTGCAGATAATCCTCCATACTACTCTCACCTGTCTAatcctgaggggcctcatacccagcacagctctccccctgctggagggtcttattcctgttccatgtgtgggaaatgttttgtatggaaatcacatcttgtcagtcatgagagatatcacactggaATGAAGCCCTtttcttgtgctgagtgtgggaaatgctttgtgcAGAAATCTAATCTtgccagacatgagagatctcacactggtgagaagccctattcatgtgctgagtgtgggaaatgttttgtagacAAAACAAGCCTTGttggtcatgagagatctcacagtggtgagaagccctattcatgtgctgtgtgtgggaaatgttttgtacagaaagcatatcttgtcagacatgagagatcccacactggcgtgaagtcctattcatgtgctgagtgtgggaaatgtttttttcagcaatcacatcttgtcagacatgagaaatatcacactggggagaagccctactcatgtgctgagtgtgggaaatgttttgtattgaAATCAAATCttttcagtcatgagagatctcactctggtgagaagccatattcatgtgctgagtgtgggaaatgttttgcacataaaggaaatcttgtcaaacatgagagaactcacactggcgagaagccctattcatgtgttaagtgtgggaaatgttttggagataaAGGAtgtcttgtcaaacatgagagaacacacactggtgagaaaccctattcgtgtgctgagtgtgggaaatgttttgcacagaaatcagtgcttggcatacatgagagatctcacactggtgataagccctattcatgtgctgagtgtgggaagtgttttcTACGGAAATATCAGCTTGTAAatcatgagaaatctcacactggtgaggagccatattcatgtgctgagtgtgggaaacggtTTATTCAAAAATCAAATCTTACTatccatgagagaactcacactggtgagaagccatattcttgtgctgagtgtgggaaatgctttgcacATAAATCCGACCTTGTGAGACATatgaaatctcacactggtgataaGTAA